The DNA segment GCAACTAAAACATCTTCTACAAAATATTGTTCATCAACCATTGAAATTCACCTCGAATAATCCTTGTCTTCCAATTACCTCAAATGGCTTAATAGGTCGAATGTTGTCGAACATCCAAGCGTATCGCCCCACTTCCCAAAGTCCAAGACTTATTTCTAATGAGGTTTGTTTACTAATCAATTCATTGGTCATCAGTAAACAGTTTTTGAGGTTGACTACGGCTACTGCCATGCCAAAAGGAAAATCATTGTAGGTCAATTTTGGATTGATTGGCTTAACAACTTCATAGAAGTAAGTTTCTTGTGAACTGTTATCTCTTCTGGCAGAACAAATCAATAAATCGCCTTTATATCTCGTACTCCAATGCCGAGTTTCTACTTGCTTCATTCCTAGTGGGATTAAACTAGCCCACGGTTGCCATAAACTGATTGCTTTCATATCTCTGCTATTCCTAATAAAGTATATCTGCAATACTAGATAGTTAATGCAGATATACTGGATGTATTACCAGTGGTCTATGCTGAGGTTTTAACCTGAGTTTCACAACAAACTTTATAGCCTACCCCACGGGTTAAACGGTTGAGGCTTTGCGCGTGCATTTCTGCTTGGGGACGAGTGCTAAATCTACAAACTACTCGATATAAATGAACGGGATGGTCTGAGTAAACTAGCCAGGGTAAAACATTATCTGAATAAACTAACCAAGGTGATTCATTCATCTGCCACTACCTCTAAAAGTAAGTTCCATTTTGACTATTCAGTGAAGGCTAATAACGAACTTTTAAGCAATTGTCTAGACTTTTCGCCCAGACTTTTAACGAAATGATTTTACCGACGCGCTGCTTTTGATAGTAGAGATTAGCTAATCTTTTACTTTTAATCTTCATCGCAATTTAGCTTTGGTGAAAGGAAGATGTAAAGCCAATCTGACCAGCAAACTTCAGCCCAACCAAAGGGGGGAGCAACGCGATTTTGTGAGTTTGGACAAAAAACAAGCGATCGCGAAGCGCTCGGTAGGAATCGCTAAAAACCAGATTCAGTAAATTAAAAAAATTAGTTACACTAACACTAGTGTTTATACTGTCAAAGGTTTGATTTTTATGACCAGAGATAAATAGGACTCGTTTTTTGGGCAAAAAAAAAGGTAGGATTCCCGAATAGTAAAGGTTTTGATATCTGACATCAAAACAGGGAGTGCCTACACCGAATGAAAAATAGTATATATTCTAGCTTCGATTTAAACAAATCTTTAGAACAGTTTCAAGAAAAAGTTACGAAACTTTTAGAATTAACGAATATATCAGAATGGGATGGACGCGTTTTCAAGGAACGAGAGGAAAAAATTAGAGAATCTGCATTAGTTTTAGCAGGAGAATGCACAGCTTTGTTACTGCATAAGCTGTCCAAATCTGAAGAGTTTTTGGATAAAGCAATGCAGGAGACACAAGGATGGTGGCATCCTAACACGCAAAAACATGGTTGTAAAAAGCGCCAAATATTAACAATTGGTAACGTAGAAGTAAATTTAAAATTACCTTATGTAGTTGAACGTCCAACTCAACCAAAGAAAAATCAAAAAATCTTAAATGAAGGATTTTGCCCATTCTTAAGATATTTAGGAATGTCCGAGGGTTTAACCCCTGGTGTTTTCTCGAAGATTGCCCAATATGGTGCAATTGCTGGCTCTTTTGAAGCAGCGCGTACAACGCTAATAGATTGGGGCATAAATATCAGCCTAAAACGCATAGAACGGCTCACATATTACTTTGGTAAGATTGGCATAAATTTACGTCAATCGAAAATAAACGGTTTAGAGGTTGGCAATTTACCGACAACTAATATTCTTAAAGACCAGCGTGTTGTCATCGCCGTAGACGGCGGTCGTACCCGAATTCGGATCAATAATAAAGGTAGACGTAAGCTTAAGACTAACCGTGTAGGCTATACAGGAGAATGGGTTGAGCCTAAATTATTAACTATTTATGTGGTGAATGAGCAAGGTGAAAAAGTTAAGAATGGCGAGATTCCTATTACTAACGATGGGACTTACTCAGGATTTGAAGGATTTTTACAAATCTTAGAGATGTACTTGGTTAATTTAGGGATTAGTCAGGCAAAACAGGTTTTATTAATTGCGGATGGTGCAGAATGGATATGGATACATATCCCTCCGTTATTAAAAAAATTAACCTGCCCAAATCAAACTTATCAGTTATTAGATTTTTATCACGCGGCATCACATTTACAAGACTTCGCTGATGCTGCATTTAGCACAAAAGATGAACGCCAAC comes from the Nodularia sp. NIES-3585 genome and includes:
- a CDS encoding ISLre2 family transposase, coding for MKNSIYSSFDLNKSLEQFQEKVTKLLELTNISEWDGRVFKEREEKIRESALVLAGECTALLLHKLSKSEEFLDKAMQETQGWWHPNTQKHGCKKRQILTIGNVEVNLKLPYVVERPTQPKKNQKILNEGFCPFLRYLGMSEGLTPGVFSKIAQYGAIAGSFEAARTTLIDWGINISLKRIERLTYYFGKIGINLRQSKINGLEVGNLPTTNILKDQRVVIAVDGGRTRIRINNKGRRKLKTNRVGYTGEWVEPKLLTIYVVNEQGEKVKNGEIPITNDGTYSGFEGFLQILEMYLVNLGISQAKQVLLIADGAEWIWIHIPPLLKKLTCPNQTYQLLDFYHAASHLQDFADAAFSTKDERQQWFKKARKTLKKGQALGLMRNMNEFIPGATGERLKILVRERNYILKAYRRRLLKYNEVASQKLPLGSGAIESLIRQVVNLRMKGNSKFWLKDHAEIMLHLRCQWIAKTWDNFCDSIFNSFIKPITV
- a CDS encoding ASCH domain-containing protein, which codes for MKAISLWQPWASLIPLGMKQVETRHWSTRYKGDLLICSARRDNSSQETYFYEVVKPINPKLTYNDFPFGMAVAVVNLKNCLLMTNELISKQTSLEISLGLWEVGRYAWMFDNIRPIKPFEVIGRQGLFEVNFNG